A part of Planctomycetia bacterium genomic DNA contains:
- a CDS encoding ABC transporter permease encodes MKPMQRTGTLLRYLGPFVGLALVIAVFGILNYLHGTADDFLNWSNFQLLITHASIVAAAGLGMTIIMIAGGIDLSVGYVISLVTVIMMMTFRWVINDLAGSETMAGLAALAAGLLTGVVCGTFNGVVITQWKIVPFVATLAMLGIARGVGIYFTEGSRLSFPTGTGPLPWMTALRSIDPMADWTFFSPSVWSVFILGCIVAAVLRYTVLGRHCFAIGSSEPTARLCGVRVERTKIMIYALAGLLTGWAGVLQFCRSGAGSHDVGAGMELSVIAAVVIGGGSLNGGEGTILGTILGAIIISVLDNGCSRLNLQPDVRYVIIAAIILGVAALNSWRSTKR; translated from the coding sequence ATGAAACCTATGCAACGAACCGGAACACTCCTGCGCTACCTGGGCCCTTTTGTGGGGCTCGCACTCGTCATTGCAGTCTTTGGTATTCTCAACTACCTCCACGGAACCGCTGACGATTTCCTCAACTGGAGCAACTTCCAGCTGCTGATTACCCATGCCAGCATCGTCGCAGCGGCAGGCTTGGGCATGACCATTATCATGATAGCCGGCGGTATCGATCTCTCCGTGGGTTACGTTATCTCTCTGGTCACCGTCATCATGATGATGACCTTCCGTTGGGTTATCAATGACCTCGCTGGCAGCGAAACAATGGCTGGTCTGGCTGCACTGGCAGCAGGACTGCTGACTGGTGTGGTATGCGGAACATTTAACGGCGTGGTGATTACGCAATGGAAAATCGTCCCGTTTGTTGCCACCCTCGCCATGCTGGGCATTGCACGAGGTGTTGGCATTTATTTTACCGAAGGCAGCAGACTCAGTTTTCCAACAGGCACTGGTCCATTACCGTGGATGACAGCCCTTCGCTCCATTGATCCAATGGCTGATTGGACCTTCTTTTCTCCTTCAGTCTGGAGCGTTTTCATACTCGGATGCATCGTGGCTGCGGTGCTGCGTTACACCGTATTGGGCAGGCACTGCTTTGCCATCGGTTCGAGCGAACCAACTGCACGGCTATGCGGCGTACGGGTGGAACGTACGAAAATCATGATCTACGCCCTGGCAGGATTACTAACTGGCTGGGCAGGGGTGCTGCAGTTCTGCCGATCAGGCGCCGGCTCACATGATGTGGGAGCAGGCATGGAATTGAGCGTGATTGCCGCCGTAGTCATTGGCGGAGGCAGCCTGAACGGCGGCGAGGGTACTATCCTGGGAACGATTCTTGGCGCTATCATCATCAGTGTGCTCGATAACGGTTGCAGCCGACTGAATCTCCAGCCGGATGTACGTTATGTGATTATTGCTGCTATCATCCTGGGAGTGGCTGCCCTCAACAGTTGGCGGAGCACCAAACGCTAA
- a CDS encoding N-formylglutamate amidohydrolase, producing MIHLALLLLLLQPPEKDDLSKYIIISEGTMPVILSAPHGGTVDIPGVEERSGGDTVAQFTTVRDINTDLLALELADALKKKLNGTPYVVVARFSRKYIDANRPAQGAYESEKARPIYDAYHQALETACKKVKSKWGSGLLLDIHGQAVQADAIFRGTLNGKSLSLLNQRFGSAALTGKHSFQKRLEEKGYLFKPDSESNEKETRFTGGYITQHYGSHTGYGIDAIQLEMGGKYTGKANRAKTASDLADAIDHHFKHFVLQDDAGNNEKK from the coding sequence ATGATTCATCTCGCTTTACTACTACTCTTACTTCAACCTCCAGAAAAAGATGATCTCAGCAAGTACATCATCATTAGCGAGGGAACCATGCCGGTCATACTCTCCGCGCCGCATGGTGGCACGGTTGACATCCCTGGAGTGGAGGAAAGATCAGGTGGTGATACAGTAGCCCAGTTCACCACCGTGCGTGACATCAATACCGACCTGTTAGCTTTGGAACTTGCCGATGCACTCAAGAAAAAACTGAATGGCACACCTTATGTGGTGGTTGCCCGGTTCAGCCGAAAGTACATTGATGCCAATCGACCGGCCCAGGGAGCCTATGAATCTGAGAAAGCCAGGCCAATATACGATGCCTATCATCAAGCACTTGAAACAGCATGTAAAAAGGTCAAAAGCAAGTGGGGATCAGGCTTGCTGCTTGATATTCACGGCCAGGCAGTGCAGGCAGATGCCATCTTTCGAGGAACACTGAATGGCAAATCATTATCCCTGTTGAATCAACGATTTGGTTCTGCTGCACTTACAGGAAAACACAGTTTCCAGAAACGACTCGAAGAGAAGGGGTACCTGTTCAAGCCAGATTCCGAATCCAATGAAAAGGAAACACGTTTCACAGGTGGGTACATCACCCAGCACTATGGCAGCCACACTGGCTATGGAATCGATGCCATTCAACTCGAAATGGGTGGGAAATACACCGGCAAAGCCAACCGGGCAAAAACCGCCAGCGACCTGGCTGATGCCATCGACCATCATTTCAAGCATTTTGTTCTGCAAGATGATGCGGGTAACAACGAAAAGAAATAG
- a CDS encoding GNAT family N-acetyltransferase, which produces MPFDLQPTLKGNLITLRPLREDDFPSLFEVASDPLIWEQHPQHDRYKEEVFRGFFKDAMASGGALLVTDNRDNKVIGSSRFNDYDEALKQIEIGWSFLARSHWGSTYNHEMKDLMLRHAFQFVESVVFLIGPYNLRSQCAIERIGAKRIGYSKDSKGATCVVYRINASEYKTRTC; this is translated from the coding sequence ATGCCTTTTGACTTACAGCCGACGCTGAAAGGTAACCTGATTACACTTCGTCCGTTGCGTGAAGACGACTTTCCCAGTTTGTTTGAAGTCGCCAGCGATCCGCTGATCTGGGAACAGCATCCGCAGCACGATCGGTACAAGGAAGAAGTATTCCGTGGCTTCTTCAAGGATGCGATGGCATCGGGCGGGGCGTTATTGGTGACTGATAACCGCGATAACAAGGTCATTGGCTCTTCCCGATTCAATGATTACGATGAAGCGCTGAAACAGATCGAGATAGGCTGGTCGTTCCTGGCCCGGTCGCATTGGGGTAGCACCTATAATCATGAAATGAAAGACCTCATGCTTCGCCATGCGTTTCAGTTTGTCGAAAGTGTCGTATTCCTGATTGGACCCTATAACCTGCGATCTCAATGTGCCATCGAACGAATTGGCGCCAAACGTATTGGCTATTCGAAAGATTCCAAGGGAGCCACCTGTGTGGTCTATCGCATCAATGCTTCAGAGTACAAGACGCGTACATGCTAA
- a CDS encoding DUF1501 domain-containing protein: MAFSRRELLTHGFGSLALAHLLASDSFADDNKPRPEFNGGLHHPAKIKRVVQLFMNGGVSQMDTFDYKPELEKRHGQQVDFGIKASATGVPGPLMKSPFTWKQHGQCGRWVTDVFPHIARCVDDLTFLMAQTSKTNVHGPASYLQNTGFLLPGFPCAGAWVSYALGRLTENLPAFIVLPDSRGLPYNGMGNFGAGFLPASNQGTLINPSGTSPIPDLHAAASAKFVTPAASQEGLSLLKQLNERYAEGHPGDSRLKARVQSYELAAKMQLAAPEAFDLSREPQKMHDLYGTARPAHEGSFSRNCLLARRLLERGVRFVQVWSGAGGPTFNWDNHGNIAKELPPAARQVDQPTAALVQDLKARGMFDDTLLIWTTEFGRMPFTQSSTGRDHNGGTLVTWMAGAGLKPGVSHGESDEFGYQAGRDKTTCYDLHATLLHLMGIDHERLTVRHNGIDRRLTDVHGEVIHEILAE; encoded by the coding sequence ATGGCGTTCAGCCGTCGTGAATTGTTGACACATGGATTCGGCAGCCTGGCTCTGGCCCATCTGCTGGCCAGCGACAGTTTTGCTGACGACAACAAGCCACGCCCTGAATTCAACGGTGGACTGCATCACCCTGCCAAGATCAAACGTGTCGTTCAGCTTTTCATGAACGGCGGCGTGAGCCAGATGGACACATTTGACTACAAGCCTGAACTCGAAAAGCGACATGGTCAACAGGTAGATTTTGGCATCAAGGCTTCTGCTACCGGCGTGCCCGGCCCCTTGATGAAATCGCCTTTCACCTGGAAGCAGCATGGCCAGTGTGGCAGATGGGTTACCGATGTGTTTCCTCACATCGCCCGCTGTGTCGATGACCTGACGTTTCTGATGGCCCAGACCTCCAAGACGAATGTACATGGCCCGGCCAGTTACCTGCAGAACACCGGTTTTCTGTTGCCTGGTTTTCCCTGTGCAGGAGCCTGGGTGAGTTATGCTCTGGGGCGCCTGACGGAAAACCTGCCTGCGTTCATCGTGTTGCCTGATTCACGCGGTTTGCCTTACAACGGCATGGGAAACTTCGGTGCGGGGTTCCTCCCTGCCAGTAATCAGGGCACGCTGATCAATCCCTCTGGAACAAGTCCCATTCCTGATCTGCATGCTGCTGCTTCAGCCAAATTTGTGACACCTGCAGCCAGCCAGGAAGGATTGTCATTGCTCAAGCAACTTAATGAACGCTATGCCGAGGGACATCCGGGAGATAGCCGTCTCAAGGCACGAGTACAGTCGTACGAGTTGGCTGCCAAAATGCAGTTGGCCGCGCCAGAAGCGTTTGATCTTTCACGTGAACCTCAGAAGATGCATGATCTTTATGGTACAGCTCGCCCTGCACATGAAGGCAGCTTCAGCAGAAACTGCCTGTTGGCCCGTAGGTTGCTGGAACGGGGTGTGCGGTTTGTTCAGGTCTGGAGCGGCGCAGGCGGACCAACTTTCAACTGGGATAATCATGGCAACATTGCAAAGGAGTTGCCACCAGCAGCCAGACAGGTTGACCAGCCCACTGCTGCTCTGGTGCAGGATTTGAAGGCTCGTGGAATGTTCGACGATACGCTGCTCATCTGGACCACGGAGTTTGGCAGAATGCCTTTTACCCAGAGCAGCACAGGCCGCGATCATAATGGCGGCACATTAGTTACCTGGATGGCTGGCGCAGGTTTGAAGCCTGGTGTCTCACATGGCGAAAGCGACGAGTTCGGATACCAGGCAGGTCGAGACAAAACAACGTGTTACGATCTTCATGCCACATTACTACATCTGATGGGCATCGATCACGAACGGCTGACCGTCAGACATAATGGGATTGATAGGCGACTCACCGATGTGCATGGTGAGGTGATTCATGAGATCTTGGCGGAGTGA
- a CDS encoding DUF1549 domain-containing protein: MFSRWTKCISLMIACLLLFSAAGDEPVKSEPIWWSFKPLTLPIPPSLKHAWVRTPIDAFVLQKLEEKGLHPSPEADKRTLLRRVTYDLTGLPPTSQEWTAFEQDNSPDAYKKVVARLLASPRYGERWARHWLDVAHYADSHGQDQDRPRPNAWPYRDYLIRAFNEDTPYARMIEEQIAGDVLFPDKPSLVAATGFLAAGPWDESGLMGIREDSLDRQIAHYLDRDDMVTTTMSTFAGLTVHCARCHDHKFDPITLNDYYSLQAVFAGIDKAERTYDIDPATHQQRQALEGMLNKLQALKNHNNPLLHTQVRQHQVASFEKDWRQQQQPWMIQTPVQCKSKEGSILKPLLDKSILAVGNRPDKDCYQISFHTSLQNITGLRLEVLCDETLPKQGPGRCDNGNLHLSEVRMTIRPRNSSQPAVPIKIIQSSADFNQEGWNISHALDGVASTAWGIHPAEGQAHQAYFTLEKPVGYADGTFITVELDQLHGGSHLLGRFRLALTAEPVPLVKPLPSSAILTLLETSGRTTEQQGELARLIWEEELKQQIARLPAPHKVYCGTNQFSADGSFKPSPVPRQVHVLRRGDIRKPGKVADPASVAVVPVKFTLKDASHEGARRAALARWLSDHDNPLTWRTIVNRVWHYHFGKGIVDTPNDLGKMGGTPSHPELLDWLAIDFRDNGGSLKKLHRLIVTSSAYRQSTRHDAQAALIDADNRLLWRMNRQRLDAESVRDTILLITGKLDTTMYGPPVKHFEMKPGIHVTPLADYDKFDVDSPASRRRSIYRYIFRTRPDPLLEALDCPDASQSAPVRGASVGALQALALWNNQFMLRYAEHLAQRCSQTSSTVHDQVQSASKLVFGRSATVEELQNWSVYAQKHGLANLCRVFFNSSEFLFIE, translated from the coding sequence AAGCTTGAGGAAAAAGGGCTTCACCCTTCGCCAGAAGCAGACAAACGAACACTGCTTCGCCGGGTAACCTACGACCTGACTGGCTTGCCTCCCACTTCACAGGAGTGGACAGCTTTCGAGCAGGATAATTCGCCCGATGCTTATAAAAAAGTGGTTGCCCGGCTGCTGGCCAGTCCTCGGTATGGCGAACGCTGGGCACGGCACTGGCTCGATGTGGCACACTATGCTGATTCGCATGGGCAGGATCAGGACCGCCCACGGCCCAACGCCTGGCCCTACCGCGATTATCTCATCCGCGCCTTCAACGAAGATACTCCATATGCCCGCATGATCGAAGAACAGATTGCAGGCGATGTGCTCTTTCCTGACAAGCCATCGCTGGTAGCTGCAACTGGATTCCTTGCAGCCGGGCCTTGGGACGAGAGTGGCCTGATGGGCATTCGTGAAGACTCCCTCGATAGACAGATAGCTCATTACCTCGATCGTGATGATATGGTAACCACCACCATGTCCACCTTTGCCGGGCTGACAGTGCATTGTGCCCGTTGTCATGATCATAAATTCGATCCCATTACTCTGAACGATTATTATTCGCTGCAGGCAGTGTTTGCAGGTATTGATAAGGCTGAACGCACCTACGACATTGACCCGGCAACACATCAACAGCGGCAGGCACTGGAAGGAATGCTGAACAAGCTACAAGCACTGAAAAACCATAATAACCCATTGCTGCACACGCAGGTAAGACAACATCAAGTTGCATCCTTCGAAAAAGACTGGCGCCAACAACAGCAACCCTGGATGATACAGACGCCTGTTCAATGTAAATCGAAAGAAGGTTCCATTCTGAAACCTCTGTTAGACAAATCCATCCTCGCAGTGGGCAATCGACCGGACAAGGATTGCTACCAGATCAGCTTCCATACCTCGCTGCAAAACATCACCGGACTGAGACTCGAAGTGTTGTGCGATGAAACACTGCCCAAGCAAGGGCCTGGCCGGTGTGACAATGGCAACTTGCACCTGAGCGAGGTGCGAATGACCATTCGACCCAGAAACAGCTCACAACCAGCAGTTCCGATCAAGATCATACAGTCCAGCGCTGACTTTAACCAGGAAGGCTGGAACATCAGTCATGCTCTCGACGGTGTTGCAAGCACAGCGTGGGGCATTCATCCTGCAGAAGGACAGGCTCACCAGGCATACTTTACTCTCGAAAAGCCTGTTGGCTATGCGGATGGGACATTCATCACTGTTGAACTGGATCAACTTCATGGAGGCAGTCATCTGTTAGGGAGGTTTCGTCTTGCGTTGACCGCTGAACCTGTTCCTTTAGTCAAACCTCTCCCCTCCTCTGCCATTCTGACCTTGTTGGAAACTTCAGGCCGGACAACTGAGCAACAGGGCGAATTGGCCAGGCTGATTTGGGAAGAAGAGTTGAAACAACAAATCGCCAGGCTGCCTGCACCTCACAAGGTCTATTGTGGCACTAATCAGTTTAGCGCTGATGGCAGTTTCAAACCTTCACCCGTCCCACGTCAAGTACACGTTCTCCGAAGAGGCGACATTCGCAAACCGGGCAAAGTAGCTGATCCAGCAAGCGTCGCTGTGGTGCCTGTCAAGTTTACGCTTAAAGATGCCAGTCACGAAGGAGCACGTCGGGCAGCCTTGGCCCGTTGGCTTAGTGATCATGACAACCCCCTCACCTGGCGAACCATCGTCAACCGTGTCTGGCATTATCACTTCGGCAAAGGCATCGTAGATACACCCAATGACCTGGGCAAAATGGGCGGCACTCCATCGCACCCGGAACTGCTCGATTGGCTGGCAATAGATTTCCGTGACAACGGCGGCTCGCTTAAGAAACTACATCGGCTCATAGTCACCAGTAGTGCCTATCGGCAAAGCACTCGTCACGACGCCCAGGCTGCCCTCATCGATGCCGATAACCGACTGCTCTGGCGAATGAACCGTCAAAGGCTTGATGCTGAATCGGTTCGAGATACGATTCTGTTGATCACCGGCAAACTCGATACCACCATGTATGGCCCACCGGTGAAACATTTCGAGATGAAGCCCGGCATCCATGTAACGCCACTGGCTGACTATGACAAGTTTGATGTCGACAGCCCGGCTTCTCGACGGCGCAGCATTTACCGCTATATTTTCCGCACACGGCCTGATCCACTTCTGGAGGCGCTCGATTGCCCTGATGCATCGCAGTCGGCCCCGGTGCGAGGCGCTTCCGTTGGAGCGCTGCAGGCATTGGCGCTCTGGAACAACCAGTTCATGCTCCGTTATGCGGAACACCTGGCTCAGCGGTGCAGCCAAACATCTTCCACTGTTCATGATCAGGTGCAATCAGCGTCTAAGCTGGTATTCGGTCGATCTGCAACTGTGGAAGAACTGCAAAACTGGTCGGTCTATGCTCAGAAACATGGCTTGGCGAATTTATGCAGAGTATTTTTCAACAGCAGCGAATTTCTCTTCATCGAGTAA